A single genomic interval of Orcinus orca chromosome 19, mOrcOrc1.1, whole genome shotgun sequence harbors:
- the GOSR2 gene encoding Golgi SNAP receptor complex member 2 isoform X1, translating into MEPLYQQTHKQVHEIQSHMGRLETADKQSLHLVENEIQASIDQVFSHLERLEILSSKEPPNKRQNAKLRVDQLKYDVQHLQTALRNFQHQRYAKEQQERQREELLSRTFTTNDSDTTIPMDESLQFNSSLQKIHHGMDDLIGGGHSILEGLRAQRLTMKGTQKKILDIANMLGLSNTVMRLIEKRAFQDKYFMIGGMLLTCVVMFLVVQYLT; encoded by the exons ATGGAGCCGCTGTACCAGCAAACGCACAA GCAGGTCCACGAGATCCAGTCTCACATGGGACGCCTGGAGACGGCCGACAAGCAGTCTCTGCACT TAGTAGAAAACGAAATCCAAGCAAGCATAGACCAGGTATTCAGCCATCTAGAGCGTCTGGAGATCTTGTCCAGCAAGGAGCCTCCTAACAAAAGACAGAATGCCAAACT TCGTGTCGACCAGTTAAAGTATGATGTCCAGCACCTGCAGACTGCTCTCCGAAACTTCCAGCATCAGCGATATGCAAAGGAGCAGCAGGAAAGACAGCGAGAAGAGCTTCTGTCCCGCACCTTCACCACTAAT GACTCCGACACCACCATACCAATGGATGAATCACTGCAGTTCAACTCCTCCCTCCAGAAAATTCACCACGGCATGGATGACCTCATTGGAGGCGGGCACAGTATTCTGGAGGGACTGAGGGCCCAGAGACTGACCATGAAG GGGACCCAGAAGAAGATCCTCGACATTGCCAATATGCTCGGCTTGTCCAACACAGTGATGCGGCTCATCGAGAAGCGAGCTTTCCAGGACAAGTACTTCATGATCGGTGGGATGCTGCTCACCTGTGTGGTCATGTTCCTTGTGGTGCAGTACCTGACCTGA
- the GOSR2 gene encoding Golgi SNAP receptor complex member 2 isoform X3 → MGRLETADKQSLHLVENEIQASIDQVFSHLERLEILSSKEPPNKRQNAKLRVDQLKYDVQHLQTALRNFQHQRYAKEQQERQREELLSRTFTTNDSDTTIPMDESLQFNSSLQKIHHGMDDLIGGGHSILEGLRAQRLTMKGTQKKILDIANMLGLSNTVMRLIEKRAFQDKYFMIGGMLLTCVVMFLVVQYLT, encoded by the exons ATGGGACGCCTGGAGACGGCCGACAAGCAGTCTCTGCACT TAGTAGAAAACGAAATCCAAGCAAGCATAGACCAGGTATTCAGCCATCTAGAGCGTCTGGAGATCTTGTCCAGCAAGGAGCCTCCTAACAAAAGACAGAATGCCAAACT TCGTGTCGACCAGTTAAAGTATGATGTCCAGCACCTGCAGACTGCTCTCCGAAACTTCCAGCATCAGCGATATGCAAAGGAGCAGCAGGAAAGACAGCGAGAAGAGCTTCTGTCCCGCACCTTCACCACTAAT GACTCCGACACCACCATACCAATGGATGAATCACTGCAGTTCAACTCCTCCCTCCAGAAAATTCACCACGGCATGGATGACCTCATTGGAGGCGGGCACAGTATTCTGGAGGGACTGAGGGCCCAGAGACTGACCATGAAG GGGACCCAGAAGAAGATCCTCGACATTGCCAATATGCTCGGCTTGTCCAACACAGTGATGCGGCTCATCGAGAAGCGAGCTTTCCAGGACAAGTACTTCATGATCGGTGGGATGCTGCTCACCTGTGTGGTCATGTTCCTTGTGGTGCAGTACCTGACCTGA
- the GOSR2 gene encoding Golgi SNAP receptor complex member 2 isoform X2, which yields MEPLYQQTHKQVHEIQSHMGRLETADKQSLHLENEIQASIDQVFSHLERLEILSSKEPPNKRQNAKLRVDQLKYDVQHLQTALRNFQHQRYAKEQQERQREELLSRTFTTNDSDTTIPMDESLQFNSSLQKIHHGMDDLIGGGHSILEGLRAQRLTMKGTQKKILDIANMLGLSNTVMRLIEKRAFQDKYFMIGGMLLTCVVMFLVVQYLT from the exons ATGGAGCCGCTGTACCAGCAAACGCACAA GCAGGTCCACGAGATCCAGTCTCACATGGGACGCCTGGAGACGGCCGACAAGCAGTCTCTGCACT TAGAAAACGAAATCCAAGCAAGCATAGACCAGGTATTCAGCCATCTAGAGCGTCTGGAGATCTTGTCCAGCAAGGAGCCTCCTAACAAAAGACAGAATGCCAAACT TCGTGTCGACCAGTTAAAGTATGATGTCCAGCACCTGCAGACTGCTCTCCGAAACTTCCAGCATCAGCGATATGCAAAGGAGCAGCAGGAAAGACAGCGAGAAGAGCTTCTGTCCCGCACCTTCACCACTAAT GACTCCGACACCACCATACCAATGGATGAATCACTGCAGTTCAACTCCTCCCTCCAGAAAATTCACCACGGCATGGATGACCTCATTGGAGGCGGGCACAGTATTCTGGAGGGACTGAGGGCCCAGAGACTGACCATGAAG GGGACCCAGAAGAAGATCCTCGACATTGCCAATATGCTCGGCTTGTCCAACACAGTGATGCGGCTCATCGAGAAGCGAGCTTTCCAGGACAAGTACTTCATGATCGGTGGGATGCTGCTCACCTGTGTGGTCATGTTCCTTGTGGTGCAGTACCTGACCTGA
- the GOSR2 gene encoding Golgi SNAP receptor complex member 2 isoform X4, protein MGRLETADKQSLHLENEIQASIDQVFSHLERLEILSSKEPPNKRQNAKLRVDQLKYDVQHLQTALRNFQHQRYAKEQQERQREELLSRTFTTNDSDTTIPMDESLQFNSSLQKIHHGMDDLIGGGHSILEGLRAQRLTMKGTQKKILDIANMLGLSNTVMRLIEKRAFQDKYFMIGGMLLTCVVMFLVVQYLT, encoded by the exons ATGGGACGCCTGGAGACGGCCGACAAGCAGTCTCTGCACT TAGAAAACGAAATCCAAGCAAGCATAGACCAGGTATTCAGCCATCTAGAGCGTCTGGAGATCTTGTCCAGCAAGGAGCCTCCTAACAAAAGACAGAATGCCAAACT TCGTGTCGACCAGTTAAAGTATGATGTCCAGCACCTGCAGACTGCTCTCCGAAACTTCCAGCATCAGCGATATGCAAAGGAGCAGCAGGAAAGACAGCGAGAAGAGCTTCTGTCCCGCACCTTCACCACTAAT GACTCCGACACCACCATACCAATGGATGAATCACTGCAGTTCAACTCCTCCCTCCAGAAAATTCACCACGGCATGGATGACCTCATTGGAGGCGGGCACAGTATTCTGGAGGGACTGAGGGCCCAGAGACTGACCATGAAG GGGACCCAGAAGAAGATCCTCGACATTGCCAATATGCTCGGCTTGTCCAACACAGTGATGCGGCTCATCGAGAAGCGAGCTTTCCAGGACAAGTACTTCATGATCGGTGGGATGCTGCTCACCTGTGTGGTCATGTTCCTTGTGGTGCAGTACCTGACCTGA